A stretch of the Solanum dulcamara chromosome 6, daSolDulc1.2, whole genome shotgun sequence genome encodes the following:
- the LOC129891222 gene encoding L-arabinokinase-like isoform X1, whose product MVGSEKKSFVFAYYVTGHGFGHATRVVEVVRNLIQAGHEVHVVTGAPDYVYTIETQSPRLFIRKVLLDCGAVQADALTVDRLASLEKYNQTAVLPRDSILATEVEWLKSVKADLVISDVVPVACRAAADAGIRAVCCTNFSWDFIYADYVMASGYHNRSIIWQIAEDYSHCEFVIRLPGYCPMPAFRDVIDVPLVVRRFHKTREKVREELGILDSQKVLIYNFGGQPAGWKLKKEYLPEGWICLVCGASEDQEMPSNFIKLPKDYYTPDAIAASDVLLGKIGYGTTSEALAYKVPLVFVRRDYFNEEPFLRNMIEHYQAGVEMIRRDLLTGRWAPYIERAITLKPCYDGGVNGGEVAARILQDTAIGKHHTSHGLSGARRLRDAIVLGYQLQRITGKDIAIPEWYSLAQNELSSRTQLPNKEVLDSSSLTRQSDYFTILHGDHQGLQDTLGFLKSLAEMESSGRPQNNNKLQTREHLAASAIFNWEEEIFVSRAPGRLDVMGGIADYSGSLVLQMPTRESCHVAIQRNHPSKHKLWKHAQARQPKEGPTAVLQIVSFGSELGNRGPTFDMDLSDFVEDGQPITYEKAYNYFTRDPAQKWAAYVAGTILVLMTELGIHFEDSISILVSSGVPEGKGVSSSAAIEVASMTAVAAAHGLNIDPRHLALLCQKVENHIVGAPCGVMDQMASACGEANKLLAMVCQPAEVLGLVDIPPTIRFWGIDSGIRHSVGGSDYKSVRVGAFMGRKIIKSLASVELCSSLSNISTPQQINGFNPDDVDEDGKNLLETEASLDYLCNLSAHRYEASYATRLPESLSGQEFVEKYLDHDDSVTTIDKERNYAVRAPTRHPIYENFRVKAFKALLSASPSNYQLSALGELMYQCHFSYSACGLGSNGTDRLVNLVQEMQHSKSSESEGGTLFGAKITGGGSGGTVCVIGRNCLRSNEQLIEIQQRYKASTGFSPYVFEGSSPGAAKFGYLKIHLPSSSKS is encoded by the exons GTTGTCCGTAATCTAATTCAAGCAGGACACGAAGTTCATGTGGTTACGGGTGCTCCTGACTATGTTTATACTATTGAGACACAGTCGCCTCGACTTTTTATCCGTAAG GTTCTATTGGACTGTGGGGCTGTACAAGCAGATGCTTTGACAGTTGACCGTCTTGCTTCACTGGAAAAG TATAACCAGACAGCTGTACTACCCAGGGATTCGATCTTGGCCACAGAAGTTGAATGGTTGAAATCTGTCAAGGCTGACTTAGTG ATTTCAGATGTAGTTCCTGTTGCATGCCGAGCAGCTGCGGATGCTGGAATTCGTGCAGTTTGCTGCACAAACTTCAG TTGGGATTTCATCTATGCTGATTATGTCATGGCTTCTGGATATCACAATCGTTCAATAATTTGGCAG ATAGCGGAGGATTATTCTCACTGTGAGTTTGTAATTCGTCTGCCAGGATACTGCCCAA TGCCTGCTTTCCGGGATGTAATTGATGTTCCCCTTGTTGTGAGAAGGTTTCACAAAACTCGGGAAAAG GTTCGGGAAGAACTTGGAATTCTAGACAGCCAAAAAGTGCTTATTTATAATTTTGGTGGACAG CCTGCTGGATGGAAGCTGAAAAAGGAATATCTGCCTGAAGGATGGATATGCTTG GTCTGTGGTGCTTCTGAAGATCAGGAGATGCCTTCCAACTTCATAAAACTTCCGAAAGACTATTACACTCCTGATGCTATTGCAGCTTCAGACGTCTTGCTTG GTAAAATTGGATATGGCACAACAAGTGAAGCCTTGGCATacaaggtgccacttgtttttGTACGCAGAGATTACTTTAATGAGGAACCGTTTCTGAGGAATATGATTGAG CATTACCAAGCTGGTGTAGAGATGATCCGGAGGGATTTGCTCACTGGACGCTGGGCTCCCTATATTGAACGTGCTATTACCCTGAAACCATGCTATGATGGGGGAGTCAACGGTGGCGAG GTGGCTGCTAGAATACTTCAAGATACAGCTATCGGAAAACATCACACTTCACATGGG CTTAGTGGAGCGCGGAGGCTGCGAGATGCTATCGTCCTTGGCTATCAGCTTCAAAGGATTACTGGGAAAGATATTGCTATCCCAGAATGGTATTCACTTGCACAAAATGAACTTAGTTCACGCACTCAATTGCCAAATAAGGAAGTTCTCGATAGTAGCAGTCTTACGAGACA AAGTGATTACTTTACAATTCTTCATGGAGATCATCAAGGGCTCCAGGATACACTTGGTTTCTTGAAGAGCTTGGCTGAAATGGAGTCCTCAGGTCGTCCTCAAAATAATAACAAGCTCCAAACACGTGAGCATCTGGCTGCTTCTGCAATCTTCAATTGGGAG GAAGAGATTTTTGTTTCAAGAGCACCCGGAAGATTGGACGTAATGGGAGGAATTGCTGACTATTCTGGTAGTTTAGTACTACAA ATGCCTACCAGGGAGTCATGCCATGTCGCGATTCAGAGAAACCATCCAAGCAAGCACAAATTGTGGAAACATGCTCAGGCTAGGCAGCCCAAGGAAGGACCCACTGCTGTTCTTCAAATT GTATCATTTGGCTCAGAATTAGGTAATCGTGGACCAACTTTTGATATGGACCTTTCTGATTTTGTGGAGGATGGACAGCCAATTACATATGAGAAAGCATACAATTATTTTACCCGAGACCCAGCCCAGAA GTGGGCAGCATATGTTGCTGGGACAATTTTGGTACTGATGACTGAATTAGGCATCCATTTTGAGGATAGCATTAGCATTCTG GTAAGTTCTGGTGTTCCTGAGGGCAAAGGTGTATCTTCTTCTGCTGCTATAGAAGTGGCCAGCATGACTGCTGTTGCTGCTGCTCATG GATTGAACATTGACCCCAGACATCTGGCTCTGCTTTGCCAAAAG GTGGAGAATCATATTGTTGGAGCTCCTTGCGGAGTGATGGATCAGATGGCGTCTGCATGTGGAGAGGCCAACAAGCTTCTTGCTATGGTGTGTCAG CCTGCTGAGGTTCTAGGACTTGTTGACATACCACCCACAATCCGATTTTGGGGAATTGATTCTGGAATACGACACAG TGTTGGTGGTTCAGACTACAAATCTGTTAGGGTTGGTGCATTTATGGGTAGGAAGATAATAAAGTCCTTGGCGTCTGTGGAGTTGTGCTCCTCCTTGTCAAACATTTCCACTCCTCAGCAAATCAACGGGTTCAACCCTGACGATGTTGATGAAGATGGAAAGAATCTGCTTGAAACAGAGGCTTCTCTGGATTACCTTTGCAACCTCTCAGCTCATAG ATATGAGGCGTCTTATGCAACTAGACTTCCAGAGTCTTTATCTGGCCAGGAATTTGTGGAGAAGTATCTTGATCATGATGATTCTGTAACTACAATTGATAAAGAGCGCAATTATGCTGTGAGAGCACCCACTAGGCATCCCATCTATGAGAACTTCCGAGTCAAG GCTTTCAAAGCATTATTATCAGCTTCACCTTCCAATTATCAACTATCTGCTCTTGGAGAGTTAATGTATCAG TGCCATTTCAGTTACAGTGCTTGTGGTCTTGGGTCAAATGGGACAGATAGGCTGGTTAACTTGGTACAAGAAATGCAGCACTCTAAATCATCTGAATCTGAAGGTGGGACTTTGTTTGGGGCAAAGATAACAGGTGGAGGTTCTGGTGGAACTGTTTGTGTTATCGGGAGGAACTGCTTAAGAAGCAATGAACAACTTATTGAG ATTCAGCAAAGATACAAAGCTTCCACTGGATTCTCGCCATATGTGTTTGAAGGTTCTTCCCCTGGAGCTGCTAAATTTGGTTATCTCAAAATACACCTTCCATCCTCTTCTAAATCGTAG
- the LOC129891222 gene encoding L-arabinokinase-like isoform X4: MVGSEKKSFVFAYYVTGHGFGHATRVVEVVRNLIQAGHEVHVVTGAPDYVYTIETQSPRLFIRKVLLDCGAVQADALTVDRLASLEKYNQTAVLPRDSILATEVEWLKSVKADLVISDVVPVACRAAADAGIRAVCCTNFSWDFIYADYVMASGYHNRSIIWQIAEDYSHCEFVIRLPGYCPMPAFRDVIDVPLVVRRFHKTREKVREELGILDSQKVLIYNFGGQPAGWKLKKEYLPEGWICLVAARILQDTAIGKHHTSHGLSGARRLRDAIVLGYQLQRITGKDIAIPEWYSLAQNELSSRTQLPNKEVLDSSSLTRQSDYFTILHGDHQGLQDTLGFLKSLAEMESSGRPQNNNKLQTREHLAASAIFNWEEEIFVSRAPGRLDVMGGIADYSGSLVLQMPTRESCHVAIQRNHPSKHKLWKHAQARQPKEGPTAVLQIVSFGSELGNRGPTFDMDLSDFVEDGQPITYEKAYNYFTRDPAQKWAAYVAGTILVLMTELGIHFEDSISILVSSGVPEGKGVSSSAAIEVASMTAVAAAHGLNIDPRHLALLCQKVENHIVGAPCGVMDQMASACGEANKLLAMVCQPAEVLGLVDIPPTIRFWGIDSGIRHSVGGSDYKSVRVGAFMGRKIIKSLASVELCSSLSNISTPQQINGFNPDDVDEDGKNLLETEASLDYLCNLSAHRYEASYATRLPESLSGQEFVEKYLDHDDSVTTIDKERNYAVRAPTRHPIYENFRVKAFKALLSASPSNYQLSALGELMYQCHFSYSACGLGSNGTDRLVNLVQEMQHSKSSESEGGTLFGAKITGGGSGGTVCVIGRNCLRSNEQLIEIQQRYKASTGFSPYVFEGSSPGAAKFGYLKIHLPSSSKS; this comes from the exons GTTGTCCGTAATCTAATTCAAGCAGGACACGAAGTTCATGTGGTTACGGGTGCTCCTGACTATGTTTATACTATTGAGACACAGTCGCCTCGACTTTTTATCCGTAAG GTTCTATTGGACTGTGGGGCTGTACAAGCAGATGCTTTGACAGTTGACCGTCTTGCTTCACTGGAAAAG TATAACCAGACAGCTGTACTACCCAGGGATTCGATCTTGGCCACAGAAGTTGAATGGTTGAAATCTGTCAAGGCTGACTTAGTG ATTTCAGATGTAGTTCCTGTTGCATGCCGAGCAGCTGCGGATGCTGGAATTCGTGCAGTTTGCTGCACAAACTTCAG TTGGGATTTCATCTATGCTGATTATGTCATGGCTTCTGGATATCACAATCGTTCAATAATTTGGCAG ATAGCGGAGGATTATTCTCACTGTGAGTTTGTAATTCGTCTGCCAGGATACTGCCCAA TGCCTGCTTTCCGGGATGTAATTGATGTTCCCCTTGTTGTGAGAAGGTTTCACAAAACTCGGGAAAAG GTTCGGGAAGAACTTGGAATTCTAGACAGCCAAAAAGTGCTTATTTATAATTTTGGTGGACAG CCTGCTGGATGGAAGCTGAAAAAGGAATATCTGCCTGAAGGATGGATATGCTTG GTGGCTGCTAGAATACTTCAAGATACAGCTATCGGAAAACATCACACTTCACATGGG CTTAGTGGAGCGCGGAGGCTGCGAGATGCTATCGTCCTTGGCTATCAGCTTCAAAGGATTACTGGGAAAGATATTGCTATCCCAGAATGGTATTCACTTGCACAAAATGAACTTAGTTCACGCACTCAATTGCCAAATAAGGAAGTTCTCGATAGTAGCAGTCTTACGAGACA AAGTGATTACTTTACAATTCTTCATGGAGATCATCAAGGGCTCCAGGATACACTTGGTTTCTTGAAGAGCTTGGCTGAAATGGAGTCCTCAGGTCGTCCTCAAAATAATAACAAGCTCCAAACACGTGAGCATCTGGCTGCTTCTGCAATCTTCAATTGGGAG GAAGAGATTTTTGTTTCAAGAGCACCCGGAAGATTGGACGTAATGGGAGGAATTGCTGACTATTCTGGTAGTTTAGTACTACAA ATGCCTACCAGGGAGTCATGCCATGTCGCGATTCAGAGAAACCATCCAAGCAAGCACAAATTGTGGAAACATGCTCAGGCTAGGCAGCCCAAGGAAGGACCCACTGCTGTTCTTCAAATT GTATCATTTGGCTCAGAATTAGGTAATCGTGGACCAACTTTTGATATGGACCTTTCTGATTTTGTGGAGGATGGACAGCCAATTACATATGAGAAAGCATACAATTATTTTACCCGAGACCCAGCCCAGAA GTGGGCAGCATATGTTGCTGGGACAATTTTGGTACTGATGACTGAATTAGGCATCCATTTTGAGGATAGCATTAGCATTCTG GTAAGTTCTGGTGTTCCTGAGGGCAAAGGTGTATCTTCTTCTGCTGCTATAGAAGTGGCCAGCATGACTGCTGTTGCTGCTGCTCATG GATTGAACATTGACCCCAGACATCTGGCTCTGCTTTGCCAAAAG GTGGAGAATCATATTGTTGGAGCTCCTTGCGGAGTGATGGATCAGATGGCGTCTGCATGTGGAGAGGCCAACAAGCTTCTTGCTATGGTGTGTCAG CCTGCTGAGGTTCTAGGACTTGTTGACATACCACCCACAATCCGATTTTGGGGAATTGATTCTGGAATACGACACAG TGTTGGTGGTTCAGACTACAAATCTGTTAGGGTTGGTGCATTTATGGGTAGGAAGATAATAAAGTCCTTGGCGTCTGTGGAGTTGTGCTCCTCCTTGTCAAACATTTCCACTCCTCAGCAAATCAACGGGTTCAACCCTGACGATGTTGATGAAGATGGAAAGAATCTGCTTGAAACAGAGGCTTCTCTGGATTACCTTTGCAACCTCTCAGCTCATAG ATATGAGGCGTCTTATGCAACTAGACTTCCAGAGTCTTTATCTGGCCAGGAATTTGTGGAGAAGTATCTTGATCATGATGATTCTGTAACTACAATTGATAAAGAGCGCAATTATGCTGTGAGAGCACCCACTAGGCATCCCATCTATGAGAACTTCCGAGTCAAG GCTTTCAAAGCATTATTATCAGCTTCACCTTCCAATTATCAACTATCTGCTCTTGGAGAGTTAATGTATCAG TGCCATTTCAGTTACAGTGCTTGTGGTCTTGGGTCAAATGGGACAGATAGGCTGGTTAACTTGGTACAAGAAATGCAGCACTCTAAATCATCTGAATCTGAAGGTGGGACTTTGTTTGGGGCAAAGATAACAGGTGGAGGTTCTGGTGGAACTGTTTGTGTTATCGGGAGGAACTGCTTAAGAAGCAATGAACAACTTATTGAG ATTCAGCAAAGATACAAAGCTTCCACTGGATTCTCGCCATATGTGTTTGAAGGTTCTTCCCCTGGAGCTGCTAAATTTGGTTATCTCAAAATACACCTTCCATCCTCTTCTAAATCGTAG
- the LOC129891222 gene encoding L-arabinokinase-like isoform X2, with amino-acid sequence MVGSEKKSFVFAYYVTGHGFGHATRVVEVVRNLIQAGHEVHVVTGAPDYVYTIETQSPRLFIRKVLLDCGAVQADALTVDRLASLEKYNQTAVLPRDSILATEVEWLKSVKADLVISDVVPVACRAAADAGIRAVCCTNFSWDFIYADYVMASGYHNRSIIWQIAEDYSHCEFVIRLPGYCPMPAFRDVIDVPLVVRRFHKTREKVREELGILDSQKVLIYNFGGQPAGWKLKKEYLPEGWICLVCGASEDQEMPSNFIKLPKDYYTPDAIAASDVLLGKIGYGTTSEALAYKVPLVFVRRDYFNEEPFLRNMIEHYQAGVEMIRRDLLTGRWAPYIERAITLKPCYDGGVNGGELSGARRLRDAIVLGYQLQRITGKDIAIPEWYSLAQNELSSRTQLPNKEVLDSSSLTRQSDYFTILHGDHQGLQDTLGFLKSLAEMESSGRPQNNNKLQTREHLAASAIFNWEEEIFVSRAPGRLDVMGGIADYSGSLVLQMPTRESCHVAIQRNHPSKHKLWKHAQARQPKEGPTAVLQIVSFGSELGNRGPTFDMDLSDFVEDGQPITYEKAYNYFTRDPAQKWAAYVAGTILVLMTELGIHFEDSISILVSSGVPEGKGVSSSAAIEVASMTAVAAAHGLNIDPRHLALLCQKVENHIVGAPCGVMDQMASACGEANKLLAMVCQPAEVLGLVDIPPTIRFWGIDSGIRHSVGGSDYKSVRVGAFMGRKIIKSLASVELCSSLSNISTPQQINGFNPDDVDEDGKNLLETEASLDYLCNLSAHRYEASYATRLPESLSGQEFVEKYLDHDDSVTTIDKERNYAVRAPTRHPIYENFRVKAFKALLSASPSNYQLSALGELMYQCHFSYSACGLGSNGTDRLVNLVQEMQHSKSSESEGGTLFGAKITGGGSGGTVCVIGRNCLRSNEQLIEIQQRYKASTGFSPYVFEGSSPGAAKFGYLKIHLPSSSKS; translated from the exons GTTGTCCGTAATCTAATTCAAGCAGGACACGAAGTTCATGTGGTTACGGGTGCTCCTGACTATGTTTATACTATTGAGACACAGTCGCCTCGACTTTTTATCCGTAAG GTTCTATTGGACTGTGGGGCTGTACAAGCAGATGCTTTGACAGTTGACCGTCTTGCTTCACTGGAAAAG TATAACCAGACAGCTGTACTACCCAGGGATTCGATCTTGGCCACAGAAGTTGAATGGTTGAAATCTGTCAAGGCTGACTTAGTG ATTTCAGATGTAGTTCCTGTTGCATGCCGAGCAGCTGCGGATGCTGGAATTCGTGCAGTTTGCTGCACAAACTTCAG TTGGGATTTCATCTATGCTGATTATGTCATGGCTTCTGGATATCACAATCGTTCAATAATTTGGCAG ATAGCGGAGGATTATTCTCACTGTGAGTTTGTAATTCGTCTGCCAGGATACTGCCCAA TGCCTGCTTTCCGGGATGTAATTGATGTTCCCCTTGTTGTGAGAAGGTTTCACAAAACTCGGGAAAAG GTTCGGGAAGAACTTGGAATTCTAGACAGCCAAAAAGTGCTTATTTATAATTTTGGTGGACAG CCTGCTGGATGGAAGCTGAAAAAGGAATATCTGCCTGAAGGATGGATATGCTTG GTCTGTGGTGCTTCTGAAGATCAGGAGATGCCTTCCAACTTCATAAAACTTCCGAAAGACTATTACACTCCTGATGCTATTGCAGCTTCAGACGTCTTGCTTG GTAAAATTGGATATGGCACAACAAGTGAAGCCTTGGCATacaaggtgccacttgtttttGTACGCAGAGATTACTTTAATGAGGAACCGTTTCTGAGGAATATGATTGAG CATTACCAAGCTGGTGTAGAGATGATCCGGAGGGATTTGCTCACTGGACGCTGGGCTCCCTATATTGAACGTGCTATTACCCTGAAACCATGCTATGATGGGGGAGTCAACGGTGGCGAG CTTAGTGGAGCGCGGAGGCTGCGAGATGCTATCGTCCTTGGCTATCAGCTTCAAAGGATTACTGGGAAAGATATTGCTATCCCAGAATGGTATTCACTTGCACAAAATGAACTTAGTTCACGCACTCAATTGCCAAATAAGGAAGTTCTCGATAGTAGCAGTCTTACGAGACA AAGTGATTACTTTACAATTCTTCATGGAGATCATCAAGGGCTCCAGGATACACTTGGTTTCTTGAAGAGCTTGGCTGAAATGGAGTCCTCAGGTCGTCCTCAAAATAATAACAAGCTCCAAACACGTGAGCATCTGGCTGCTTCTGCAATCTTCAATTGGGAG GAAGAGATTTTTGTTTCAAGAGCACCCGGAAGATTGGACGTAATGGGAGGAATTGCTGACTATTCTGGTAGTTTAGTACTACAA ATGCCTACCAGGGAGTCATGCCATGTCGCGATTCAGAGAAACCATCCAAGCAAGCACAAATTGTGGAAACATGCTCAGGCTAGGCAGCCCAAGGAAGGACCCACTGCTGTTCTTCAAATT GTATCATTTGGCTCAGAATTAGGTAATCGTGGACCAACTTTTGATATGGACCTTTCTGATTTTGTGGAGGATGGACAGCCAATTACATATGAGAAAGCATACAATTATTTTACCCGAGACCCAGCCCAGAA GTGGGCAGCATATGTTGCTGGGACAATTTTGGTACTGATGACTGAATTAGGCATCCATTTTGAGGATAGCATTAGCATTCTG GTAAGTTCTGGTGTTCCTGAGGGCAAAGGTGTATCTTCTTCTGCTGCTATAGAAGTGGCCAGCATGACTGCTGTTGCTGCTGCTCATG GATTGAACATTGACCCCAGACATCTGGCTCTGCTTTGCCAAAAG GTGGAGAATCATATTGTTGGAGCTCCTTGCGGAGTGATGGATCAGATGGCGTCTGCATGTGGAGAGGCCAACAAGCTTCTTGCTATGGTGTGTCAG CCTGCTGAGGTTCTAGGACTTGTTGACATACCACCCACAATCCGATTTTGGGGAATTGATTCTGGAATACGACACAG TGTTGGTGGTTCAGACTACAAATCTGTTAGGGTTGGTGCATTTATGGGTAGGAAGATAATAAAGTCCTTGGCGTCTGTGGAGTTGTGCTCCTCCTTGTCAAACATTTCCACTCCTCAGCAAATCAACGGGTTCAACCCTGACGATGTTGATGAAGATGGAAAGAATCTGCTTGAAACAGAGGCTTCTCTGGATTACCTTTGCAACCTCTCAGCTCATAG ATATGAGGCGTCTTATGCAACTAGACTTCCAGAGTCTTTATCTGGCCAGGAATTTGTGGAGAAGTATCTTGATCATGATGATTCTGTAACTACAATTGATAAAGAGCGCAATTATGCTGTGAGAGCACCCACTAGGCATCCCATCTATGAGAACTTCCGAGTCAAG GCTTTCAAAGCATTATTATCAGCTTCACCTTCCAATTATCAACTATCTGCTCTTGGAGAGTTAATGTATCAG TGCCATTTCAGTTACAGTGCTTGTGGTCTTGGGTCAAATGGGACAGATAGGCTGGTTAACTTGGTACAAGAAATGCAGCACTCTAAATCATCTGAATCTGAAGGTGGGACTTTGTTTGGGGCAAAGATAACAGGTGGAGGTTCTGGTGGAACTGTTTGTGTTATCGGGAGGAACTGCTTAAGAAGCAATGAACAACTTATTGAG ATTCAGCAAAGATACAAAGCTTCCACTGGATTCTCGCCATATGTGTTTGAAGGTTCTTCCCCTGGAGCTGCTAAATTTGGTTATCTCAAAATACACCTTCCATCCTCTTCTAAATCGTAG
- the LOC129891222 gene encoding L-arabinokinase-like isoform X3, with protein MMRQKYNQTAVLPRDSILATEVEWLKSVKADLVISDVVPVACRAAADAGIRAVCCTNFSWDFIYADYVMASGYHNRSIIWQIAEDYSHCEFVIRLPGYCPMPAFRDVIDVPLVVRRFHKTREKVREELGILDSQKVLIYNFGGQPAGWKLKKEYLPEGWICLVCGASEDQEMPSNFIKLPKDYYTPDAIAASDVLLGKIGYGTTSEALAYKVPLVFVRRDYFNEEPFLRNMIEHYQAGVEMIRRDLLTGRWAPYIERAITLKPCYDGGVNGGEVAARILQDTAIGKHHTSHGLSGARRLRDAIVLGYQLQRITGKDIAIPEWYSLAQNELSSRTQLPNKEVLDSSSLTRQSDYFTILHGDHQGLQDTLGFLKSLAEMESSGRPQNNNKLQTREHLAASAIFNWEEEIFVSRAPGRLDVMGGIADYSGSLVLQMPTRESCHVAIQRNHPSKHKLWKHAQARQPKEGPTAVLQIVSFGSELGNRGPTFDMDLSDFVEDGQPITYEKAYNYFTRDPAQKWAAYVAGTILVLMTELGIHFEDSISILVSSGVPEGKGVSSSAAIEVASMTAVAAAHGLNIDPRHLALLCQKVENHIVGAPCGVMDQMASACGEANKLLAMVCQPAEVLGLVDIPPTIRFWGIDSGIRHSVGGSDYKSVRVGAFMGRKIIKSLASVELCSSLSNISTPQQINGFNPDDVDEDGKNLLETEASLDYLCNLSAHRYEASYATRLPESLSGQEFVEKYLDHDDSVTTIDKERNYAVRAPTRHPIYENFRVKAFKALLSASPSNYQLSALGELMYQCHFSYSACGLGSNGTDRLVNLVQEMQHSKSSESEGGTLFGAKITGGGSGGTVCVIGRNCLRSNEQLIEIQQRYKASTGFSPYVFEGSSPGAAKFGYLKIHLPSSSKS; from the exons ATGATGAGGCAAAAG TATAACCAGACAGCTGTACTACCCAGGGATTCGATCTTGGCCACAGAAGTTGAATGGTTGAAATCTGTCAAGGCTGACTTAGTG ATTTCAGATGTAGTTCCTGTTGCATGCCGAGCAGCTGCGGATGCTGGAATTCGTGCAGTTTGCTGCACAAACTTCAG TTGGGATTTCATCTATGCTGATTATGTCATGGCTTCTGGATATCACAATCGTTCAATAATTTGGCAG ATAGCGGAGGATTATTCTCACTGTGAGTTTGTAATTCGTCTGCCAGGATACTGCCCAA TGCCTGCTTTCCGGGATGTAATTGATGTTCCCCTTGTTGTGAGAAGGTTTCACAAAACTCGGGAAAAG GTTCGGGAAGAACTTGGAATTCTAGACAGCCAAAAAGTGCTTATTTATAATTTTGGTGGACAG CCTGCTGGATGGAAGCTGAAAAAGGAATATCTGCCTGAAGGATGGATATGCTTG GTCTGTGGTGCTTCTGAAGATCAGGAGATGCCTTCCAACTTCATAAAACTTCCGAAAGACTATTACACTCCTGATGCTATTGCAGCTTCAGACGTCTTGCTTG GTAAAATTGGATATGGCACAACAAGTGAAGCCTTGGCATacaaggtgccacttgtttttGTACGCAGAGATTACTTTAATGAGGAACCGTTTCTGAGGAATATGATTGAG CATTACCAAGCTGGTGTAGAGATGATCCGGAGGGATTTGCTCACTGGACGCTGGGCTCCCTATATTGAACGTGCTATTACCCTGAAACCATGCTATGATGGGGGAGTCAACGGTGGCGAG GTGGCTGCTAGAATACTTCAAGATACAGCTATCGGAAAACATCACACTTCACATGGG CTTAGTGGAGCGCGGAGGCTGCGAGATGCTATCGTCCTTGGCTATCAGCTTCAAAGGATTACTGGGAAAGATATTGCTATCCCAGAATGGTATTCACTTGCACAAAATGAACTTAGTTCACGCACTCAATTGCCAAATAAGGAAGTTCTCGATAGTAGCAGTCTTACGAGACA AAGTGATTACTTTACAATTCTTCATGGAGATCATCAAGGGCTCCAGGATACACTTGGTTTCTTGAAGAGCTTGGCTGAAATGGAGTCCTCAGGTCGTCCTCAAAATAATAACAAGCTCCAAACACGTGAGCATCTGGCTGCTTCTGCAATCTTCAATTGGGAG GAAGAGATTTTTGTTTCAAGAGCACCCGGAAGATTGGACGTAATGGGAGGAATTGCTGACTATTCTGGTAGTTTAGTACTACAA ATGCCTACCAGGGAGTCATGCCATGTCGCGATTCAGAGAAACCATCCAAGCAAGCACAAATTGTGGAAACATGCTCAGGCTAGGCAGCCCAAGGAAGGACCCACTGCTGTTCTTCAAATT GTATCATTTGGCTCAGAATTAGGTAATCGTGGACCAACTTTTGATATGGACCTTTCTGATTTTGTGGAGGATGGACAGCCAATTACATATGAGAAAGCATACAATTATTTTACCCGAGACCCAGCCCAGAA GTGGGCAGCATATGTTGCTGGGACAATTTTGGTACTGATGACTGAATTAGGCATCCATTTTGAGGATAGCATTAGCATTCTG GTAAGTTCTGGTGTTCCTGAGGGCAAAGGTGTATCTTCTTCTGCTGCTATAGAAGTGGCCAGCATGACTGCTGTTGCTGCTGCTCATG GATTGAACATTGACCCCAGACATCTGGCTCTGCTTTGCCAAAAG GTGGAGAATCATATTGTTGGAGCTCCTTGCGGAGTGATGGATCAGATGGCGTCTGCATGTGGAGAGGCCAACAAGCTTCTTGCTATGGTGTGTCAG CCTGCTGAGGTTCTAGGACTTGTTGACATACCACCCACAATCCGATTTTGGGGAATTGATTCTGGAATACGACACAG TGTTGGTGGTTCAGACTACAAATCTGTTAGGGTTGGTGCATTTATGGGTAGGAAGATAATAAAGTCCTTGGCGTCTGTGGAGTTGTGCTCCTCCTTGTCAAACATTTCCACTCCTCAGCAAATCAACGGGTTCAACCCTGACGATGTTGATGAAGATGGAAAGAATCTGCTTGAAACAGAGGCTTCTCTGGATTACCTTTGCAACCTCTCAGCTCATAG ATATGAGGCGTCTTATGCAACTAGACTTCCAGAGTCTTTATCTGGCCAGGAATTTGTGGAGAAGTATCTTGATCATGATGATTCTGTAACTACAATTGATAAAGAGCGCAATTATGCTGTGAGAGCACCCACTAGGCATCCCATCTATGAGAACTTCCGAGTCAAG GCTTTCAAAGCATTATTATCAGCTTCACCTTCCAATTATCAACTATCTGCTCTTGGAGAGTTAATGTATCAG TGCCATTTCAGTTACAGTGCTTGTGGTCTTGGGTCAAATGGGACAGATAGGCTGGTTAACTTGGTACAAGAAATGCAGCACTCTAAATCATCTGAATCTGAAGGTGGGACTTTGTTTGGGGCAAAGATAACAGGTGGAGGTTCTGGTGGAACTGTTTGTGTTATCGGGAGGAACTGCTTAAGAAGCAATGAACAACTTATTGAG ATTCAGCAAAGATACAAAGCTTCCACTGGATTCTCGCCATATGTGTTTGAAGGTTCTTCCCCTGGAGCTGCTAAATTTGGTTATCTCAAAATACACCTTCCATCCTCTTCTAAATCGTAG